In Verrucomicrobiota bacterium, a genomic segment contains:
- a CDS encoding KamA family radical SAM protein, with protein MFKETLSEAGEEPPLSPLLNSLKQFKSAGRSFWANVPDADWNNWRWQLKHRITSITQLQRLLPTLAPEEHAGTLLADTKLAMAITPYFFSLIDPADENCPIRRQVIPRIEETHTAPWEMRDPCGEDSHSPVPGLVHRYPDRVLFLVTDRCASYCRYCTRSRLVSNASGYDFHPEFDKQIAYVREHPAIRDVLLSGGDPLLFSDEKLEHLLRRIREIPHVEFLRLGTRIPIFLPQRITPELCAMLKRYHPLFLSVHSNHPRELTTEVREGLGRLADAGIPLGNQSVLLRGVNDDSTVVRALVQKLLMCRVKPYYLYQCDLIAGSAHLRTSVRKGLEIMQSLRGHTTGYAVPQFVIDAPGGGGKVPINPDYVISRNEERVIIRNFEGKVFEYPEALDGTPLAAPPKEIEEPELV; from the coding sequence ATGTTCAAAGAGACTTTATCCGAGGCGGGCGAGGAGCCGCCCCTATCCCCTCTGCTGAATTCCCTTAAACAATTCAAGTCCGCCGGCCGCAGCTTCTGGGCAAACGTGCCGGATGCGGACTGGAACAACTGGCGCTGGCAGCTCAAGCATCGAATCACTTCGATCACCCAACTCCAGCGTCTCCTGCCAACGCTGGCGCCGGAGGAACACGCCGGAACTTTGCTGGCCGACACCAAGCTGGCCATGGCTATCACTCCTTACTTTTTCAGCCTGATCGATCCGGCGGATGAGAATTGCCCGATCCGGCGGCAAGTGATTCCACGCATCGAGGAGACCCACACCGCGCCTTGGGAAATGCGCGATCCGTGCGGGGAAGACAGCCATTCGCCCGTGCCCGGATTGGTGCATCGCTACCCGGATCGCGTCTTGTTCTTGGTGACCGACCGTTGTGCGTCTTACTGCCGCTACTGCACCCGGTCGCGCCTGGTCAGCAACGCGTCGGGCTACGATTTTCACCCGGAATTCGACAAGCAGATCGCTTACGTGCGCGAGCATCCGGCGATCCGGGACGTTCTGTTGAGCGGGGGCGATCCGTTGCTCTTCAGCGACGAGAAGCTGGAGCACTTGCTCCGGCGAATTCGCGAGATTCCTCATGTGGAATTCCTCCGCCTCGGCACGCGCATTCCGATTTTCTTGCCGCAACGCATCACGCCGGAGCTTTGCGCCATGCTAAAGCGGTACCACCCGCTTTTCCTGAGCGTTCACTCGAATCACCCGCGCGAACTGACCACCGAGGTCCGCGAAGGCTTGGGCAGATTGGCAGACGCGGGCATTCCGCTGGGCAATCAATCCGTGCTGCTGCGCGGCGTGAATGACGACTCGACGGTGGTGCGCGCGTTGGTTCAGAAACTTCTCATGTGCCGGGTCAAGCCGTATTACCTTTACCAGTGCGACTTGATCGCGGGTTCGGCGCACCTGCGGACCAGCGTCCGGAAAGGATTGGAGATCATGCAAAGTTTGCGCGGGCATACGACGGGCTATGCCGTGCCGCAATTCGTGATCGACGCGCCCGGCGGTGGCGGCAAGGTGCCGATCAATCCGGACTACGTGATCAGCCGGAACGAAGAGCGGGTCATCATCCGCAACTTTGAAGGCAAGGTTTTCGAGTACCCAGAAGCGCTCGACGGCACGCCGCTCGCCGCGCCTCCGAAGGAGATCGAGGAACCGGAGTTGGTCTAA
- a CDS encoding Uma2 family endonuclease gives MDTVLEPLIRSPKLPAYVQELSSLLTSERERREKFYEELTEDIKAEFINGEVFMHSPARRSHILATGYIYNLLHNHVSRHQLGEVLLEKALVCLTRNDYEPDVLFYGKDKAASFTLDQIKHPAPDFVVEVLSETTEKNDRGVKFEDYAAHGVAEYWLVDPDARTVEQFCLESRAYRLHRLAREGDRVASVVVAGFDIPVAAIFDEQANRRALLTLLGMAEKA, from the coding sequence ATGGATACCGTGCTGGAGCCATTGATTCGGTCGCCCAAGTTGCCGGCTTACGTGCAGGAGCTCTCCAGCTTGCTGACGTCGGAACGGGAGCGGCGTGAGAAGTTCTACGAGGAACTGACCGAAGACATCAAAGCAGAGTTCATCAACGGGGAGGTTTTCATGCATTCACCGGCTCGTCGCAGCCATATTCTGGCCACTGGATACATTTACAACTTGCTGCATAACCACGTCTCCCGTCACCAACTGGGTGAAGTTCTCCTGGAAAAAGCGCTCGTCTGCCTGACGCGCAATGATTACGAACCGGACGTGCTCTTCTATGGAAAGGACAAAGCCGCGTCGTTCACGCTCGATCAAATCAAACATCCCGCGCCGGATTTTGTCGTCGAGGTGTTGTCGGAAACGACGGAAAAGAACGACCGCGGCGTGAAGTTCGAGGATTATGCGGCGCACGGCGTGGCCGAATACTGGCTCGTCGATCCCGATGCCCGCACCGTGGAGCAATTCTGCCTGGAAAGCCGCGCCTATCGGCTCCATCGCCTCGCGCGCGAGGGAGACCGCGTCGCAAGCGTCGTCGTCGCTGGCTTCGACATTCCGGTGGCGGCAATCTTTGACGAACAGGCCAACCGCCGCGCGCTGCTCACCTTGCTGGGCATGGCTGAGAAGGCGTAA
- a CDS encoding Uma2 family endonuclease, which produces MGLAKTAPRLTEAEYLDIERRAEFKSEFFDGEMFAMSGGTRWHSLIGTNLAREFGNRLKGHRCVPYNTDLRVKIMTTGLFTYPDLSVVCGEPQLLDDEIDTLLNPAVIVEVLSDSTEGDDRGKKFEHYRQIPSLREYLLVSQKEPRIEQFIRQESGFWLLGEAAGLDATLELPSLQITLSLSEVFAKVEFTPTPIRPPLPPRL; this is translated from the coding sequence ATGGGACTGGCCAAAACCGCTCCTCGTTTGACGGAAGCCGAGTATCTCGATATCGAACGGCGCGCTGAATTCAAGAGCGAGTTTTTCGACGGCGAGATGTTCGCGATGTCCGGCGGGACGCGCTGGCATAGTTTGATCGGAACAAACCTTGCGCGTGAATTTGGCAATCGCTTGAAGGGTCACCGATGTGTCCCCTACAACACCGACCTCCGCGTCAAGATCATGACCACCGGCCTGTTCACCTATCCGGACCTTTCCGTCGTTTGCGGCGAGCCGCAGTTGCTCGATGACGAGATCGATACGCTGCTCAACCCCGCTGTCATCGTCGAAGTGCTGTCCGATTCGACCGAGGGCGACGATCGTGGAAAGAAATTCGAGCATTACCGCCAAATCCCCTCCTTGCGCGAATACCTGCTCGTGAGCCAGAAGGAACCGCGCATCGAACAATTCATTCGTCAGGAGAGCGGTTTCTGGCTGTTGGGAGAGGCGGCTGGACTCGACGCCACGCTCGAACTGCCTTCGCTTCAGATCACGCTGTCTCTTTCCGAAGTGTTCGCGAAGGTGGAGTTCACCCCCACGCCGATTCGTCCTCCGCTGCCGCCGCGGCTTTGA
- the nth gene encoding endonuclease III has translation MPRETQAAKAARAQKIISALHQTYPDAHCELNYSNPLELLIATILSAQCTDKQVNIVTAELFRKYRSASDFAKADLSELQKAIQRLGFFRNKAKSIKACCQKLIERHGGEVPRTMDELTRLDGVGRKTANVVLGNAFSVDVGVVVDTHVARLSNRLGLAKQKTPEKIEPALMKLVPNDQWTMFSHWLIWHGRRRCSARKPDCENCELRTLCPSAGQC, from the coding sequence ATGCCTCGCGAGACTCAAGCTGCCAAGGCGGCGCGCGCTCAAAAGATAATCTCCGCGCTTCACCAAACCTACCCGGATGCGCACTGTGAGTTGAATTACTCCAATCCGCTCGAATTGCTCATCGCCACGATTCTGTCCGCACAATGCACCGACAAGCAGGTCAACATCGTGACGGCCGAGTTGTTCCGGAAATATCGCAGCGCCTCGGATTTCGCGAAGGCCGATTTGTCCGAGCTTCAAAAGGCCATCCAGCGCTTGGGATTCTTCCGCAACAAAGCCAAAAGCATCAAGGCCTGCTGCCAGAAGCTGATCGAACGACACGGTGGCGAAGTGCCACGGACGATGGACGAACTGACACGACTCGACGGCGTGGGTCGCAAAACGGCCAACGTCGTCCTGGGTAATGCCTTCTCGGTTGATGTGGGCGTGGTGGTCGATACGCACGTAGCGCGGTTGTCGAATCGGCTGGGCCTCGCGAAACAGAAAACGCCGGAGAAAATCGAACCGGCCTTGATGAAACTGGTCCCGAACGACCAATGGACGATGTTCAGCCATTGGCTGATCTGGCACGGGCGCCGCCGTTGTTCGGCAAGGAAGCCGGATTGCGAGAATTGTGAACTAAGAACTCTCTGTCCATCCGCTGGCCAGTGCTGA
- a CDS encoding type II secretion system protein, with product MPQFSYKARRRSGEVVTGMLEVADRSAALMQIERLGLFPVAIEAAKGSVAARTEPTSDRRVSTSGMLPPALREFLHRKRKPKLQELATFTQQLSNLLNSGMPLTVALNSMTHLESKGISPEVSKQLKQDVMEGKSLSDAMAKQRHIFSDLYVNMVRAGEQSGALVEVLKRLSQHYERFAEVQQKFVSALIYPAVVACVGVAIIFFFMTYMLPKFISIFEGMNVPLPATTQFLIGISKMFGTYWWLMGLVALALVVLFKRYQTSDVGQRAIDSWKMRAPVLGKVIKLNLYGQFARTLATLLENGVPVLTALKITEEIIPNRILKDAIAKTREEVTDGKTIAQPLARSKNFPQLMIDLLKIGEETGDVPGALRNVADAYENELTIALRVMTNLIEPAMIIVMAVGVGFLLLSVLSAMFAITSNISR from the coding sequence ATGCCGCAGTTCTCTTACAAGGCGCGCCGCCGTTCAGGTGAGGTCGTCACGGGAATGCTGGAGGTCGCAGACCGTTCAGCGGCCTTGATGCAAATCGAACGGTTGGGACTCTTTCCCGTGGCCATCGAGGCGGCCAAGGGATCCGTCGCCGCGCGCACTGAACCGACGTCGGATCGGCGAGTTTCCACTTCCGGGATGCTGCCTCCGGCGCTGCGGGAATTTCTCCACCGCAAGCGCAAGCCGAAGCTTCAGGAGCTCGCCACGTTCACGCAGCAACTCTCCAATCTGCTGAACTCGGGCATGCCGTTGACCGTGGCCTTGAACAGCATGACGCACCTGGAGTCCAAAGGCATCTCCCCCGAAGTCAGCAAGCAGCTCAAACAGGACGTGATGGAGGGAAAGAGCCTCTCGGATGCGATGGCTAAGCAGCGGCATATTTTCTCGGATTTGTACGTCAACATGGTCCGGGCTGGCGAGCAGAGCGGCGCACTGGTCGAAGTTCTCAAGCGGCTTTCGCAGCATTACGAGCGTTTTGCCGAGGTGCAGCAGAAGTTCGTGTCGGCGTTGATCTATCCGGCCGTGGTCGCGTGCGTCGGCGTCGCGATCATTTTCTTTTTCATGACTTACATGCTCCCGAAGTTCATTTCGATCTTCGAGGGCATGAACGTACCGCTGCCCGCGACCACGCAATTCTTGATCGGGATCAGCAAAATGTTCGGAACGTACTGGTGGCTGATGGGTTTGGTCGCGCTCGCGCTGGTGGTGCTGTTCAAACGGTATCAAACTTCCGACGTGGGCCAGCGGGCGATCGACAGTTGGAAAATGCGCGCTCCGGTGCTGGGCAAAGTCATCAAATTGAATTTGTATGGACAGTTCGCCCGCACTCTCGCCACGTTGCTGGAAAATGGCGTACCGGTCCTGACGGCGCTGAAGATTACCGAGGAAATTATCCCAAACCGAATTCTCAAGGACGCCATCGCCAAGACCCGCGAAGAAGTGACCGACGGAAAGACCATCGCGCAGCCGCTGGCGCGGAGCAAAAACTTCCCGCAACTGATGATCGACCTGCTGAAGATTGGCGAGGAAACCGGCGACGTGCCCGGCGCGCTCCGGAATGTGGCTGACGCTTACGAAAACGAATTGACCATCGCGCTGCGGGTCATGACGAATCTGATCGAACCCGCGATGATCATCGTCATGGCGGTGGGCGTGGGTTTTCTGCTGCTCAGCGTGCTCTCCGCGATGTTTGCCATCACCTCCAATATTAGCCGGTAG
- a CDS encoding prepilin-type N-terminal cleavage/methylation domain-containing protein, with the protein MSREARGETRDAGHGERPARRKLTFPSNRSDGRASRSPASRVGRVPGRSNSSPGRTRSSHEPSPRTVAFGPLQRPTAESARKQPEGCGPHGFRFMGRGRVRKKHEALHDPGAPVQELEILANGISKAPVPASRRSPLAYSLGFTLIELMLAISIAAIVMAIGLPGWIKALKKEGLRKAVSDVVEGCSHARAQAILKSVPMEFVLRAEDGSISVQPARLPRGEGVGDDPSGGSSSGANFSGQLPSDVGVKLIYVNFQDKMELPEARVRFFPNGTCDEFTVILFSPSGEKKISADIITGLTEVDTIR; encoded by the coding sequence ATGAGCCGAGAGGCAAGAGGCGAGACGCGAGACGCGGGCCACGGCGAACGGCCGGCGAGGCGGAAATTGACGTTCCCTTCCAATAGATCTGACGGTAGGGCGAGCCGGTCCCCAGCGAGCCGAGTTGGACGTGTTCCAGGAAGGTCGAACAGCTCGCCAGGACGGACTCGCTCTTCCCATGAACCGTCTCCTCGGACCGTGGCCTTTGGGCCGCTTCAACGCCCGACTGCGGAGAGTGCGCGGAAGCAGCCTGAAGGCTGCGGTCCGCACGGTTTTCGGTTCATGGGGCGTGGTCGGGTTCGTAAGAAACACGAAGCTCTCCATGACCCAGGCGCTCCGGTTCAAGAACTCGAGATCCTGGCCAACGGAATCAGCAAGGCTCCTGTCCCAGCCTCTCGCCGATCGCCCCTCGCCTATAGCCTTGGCTTCACTCTGATCGAACTCATGCTCGCGATCAGCATCGCGGCCATCGTTATGGCTATCGGGCTTCCGGGCTGGATCAAGGCGCTCAAGAAAGAAGGGCTGCGCAAAGCGGTCAGTGACGTGGTCGAAGGCTGTAGTCACGCGCGAGCGCAAGCGATCCTGAAGAGCGTGCCGATGGAATTCGTCCTGCGCGCAGAAGACGGCAGCATTTCAGTCCAGCCAGCTCGACTTCCGCGCGGTGAGGGCGTGGGAGATGACCCGAGCGGCGGAAGTTCCAGCGGGGCGAATTTTTCGGGCCAATTGCCGAGTGACGTTGGGGTGAAGCTGATCTATGTCAACTTTCAGGACAAGATGGAACTCCCCGAAGCACGGGTGCGTTTTTTCCCGAACGGCACTTGCGACGAGTTCACGGTGATTCTCTTTTCCCCTTCCGGCGAGAAAAAGATCAGCGCGGACATCATCACCGGACTGACCGAAGTGGATACGATCCGATGA
- a CDS encoding prepilin-type N-terminal cleavage/methylation domain-containing protein, with translation MQLHRPWNICRTAGQSCALSGSPEIAASHANSHNRNPNPQCGPWLRLRRLRRVAPHRRFAVTRSTRAFTLVEVLLATAILAMVITAIYSSWVAILRSSKVGLNAAAEAQRTRVALRAIEEALSSAQLFLANIHYYWFYADTSRDFAELSFVARLPASFPGSGMFGEQSLRRVSFSVEPGANGKNQLLLRQTPLLEAPEADAKPYTIVLAPSVNLFAVEFLDTNRFEWVPEWPYTNRMPKMARVAVSFGEKQSRPGSEDVAIQTVLLSSLGIPPQVQFPSGRFGGVPVRPGVPGVTPLPVPGAGNRPGTGTVPSPRTGAQFPGR, from the coding sequence ATGCAACTCCACCGGCCATGGAATATCTGCCGCACGGCAGGGCAAAGTTGCGCTCTGTCAGGGTCGCCCGAAATCGCCGCAAGCCACGCAAATTCGCATAATCGTAATCCTAATCCTCAGTGCGGGCCTTGGCTGCGGCTCCGCCGGCTCCGCCGCGTTGCGCCACATCGCCGATTTGCAGTCACTCGATCAACGCGCGCGTTCACGTTGGTGGAAGTTCTGCTGGCCACCGCGATCCTGGCTATGGTCATCACGGCAATCTATTCCAGTTGGGTCGCCATCTTGCGCAGCTCGAAGGTCGGCTTGAACGCGGCGGCCGAAGCGCAGCGGACCCGCGTCGCGTTGCGCGCCATCGAAGAGGCGCTCAGTTCGGCGCAGTTGTTCCTGGCCAACATCCACTATTACTGGTTTTACGCGGACACGAGCCGCGACTTCGCAGAGCTAAGTTTTGTGGCGCGGCTGCCGGCGTCCTTCCCTGGCAGCGGGATGTTCGGCGAGCAGAGCCTTCGGCGCGTCAGTTTTTCGGTGGAACCGGGAGCGAACGGGAAGAACCAGTTGTTGCTCCGCCAAACCCCGCTGCTCGAAGCGCCCGAAGCCGACGCCAAGCCGTACACCATCGTGCTCGCGCCGAGCGTCAATCTGTTCGCGGTGGAATTCCTCGACACCAACCGATTCGAGTGGGTCCCGGAATGGCCCTACACGAACCGGATGCCGAAGATGGCGCGCGTCGCCGTCAGCTTCGGGGAAAAGCAGTCCAGGCCAGGCAGCGAGGACGTGGCGATCCAGACCGTTCTCCTGTCCTCGCTGGGGATTCCCCCGCAGGTTCAATTCCCGTCCGGACGATTTGGCGGCGTGCCCGTTCGGCCTGGCGTTCCCGGAGTCACGCCCCTTCCTGTGCCCGGCGCAGGCAACCGGCCCGGCACGGGGACGGTCCCGTCTCCCCGAACAGGCGCGCAGTTTCCAGGGCGCTAA
- a CDS encoding type II toxin-antitoxin system Phd/YefM family antitoxin, which translates to MITVNMHEAKTRLSELVKAVEDRNETVVLCRDGREVAEIRRRAKRSRQVRDLTPDPRFRVEFSPGYDPAEPLSEAEWPAGLR; encoded by the coding sequence ATGATTACCGTCAACATGCACGAAGCCAAGACGCGGCTCTCGGAGCTGGTCAAGGCCGTCGAAGACCGCAACGAAACCGTCGTGCTGTGCCGCGACGGGCGCGAGGTCGCGGAAATCCGTCGCCGTGCTAAACGCTCTCGCCAGGTGCGAGACCTCACACCCGATCCGCGCTTCCGCGTCGAATTCTCCCCCGGCTACGACCCCGCAGAGCCACTCTCGGAAGCGGAGTGGCCCGCTGGCCTGCGATGA
- a CDS encoding type II toxin-antitoxin system VapC family toxin gives MARWPAMNVLLDTCALLALARGDLPERAAAALRTAPEASVSVVSPWEVAIKVAAGKLQLGEPPAQWFLGLSARYRLRELPLDASLACAAAALPPIHRDPFDRVLVVLAQTHLLTVLTSDETISQYRGVKCLW, from the coding sequence GTGGCCCGCTGGCCTGCGATGAACGTTTTGCTCGACACATGCGCGCTCCTGGCGCTGGCTCGGGGTGACTTGCCGGAGCGCGCCGCCGCTGCTTTGCGTACGGCTCCGGAGGCCAGCGTGTCCGTCGTCAGTCCCTGGGAAGTGGCGATCAAGGTCGCGGCCGGCAAACTCCAACTCGGCGAGCCACCGGCGCAGTGGTTTCTTGGATTGTCGGCGCGGTACCGCCTGCGGGAACTCCCGCTCGATGCCAGCCTGGCCTGTGCTGCCGCGGCCCTGCCACCGATCCATCGCGATCCTTTTGATCGTGTCCTTGTCGTGCTGGCCCAGACCCATTTGCTGACGGTTCTTACTTCCGATGAAACCATCTCCCAGTACCGCGGAGTTAAATGCCTTTGGTAA